DNA from Geobacter sulfurreducens PCA:
CTCTGGGCGCACTCTCTGGGCGTTGCCCGCATTGCCAAGCTCATTGCCGAACGCACCGGATTTCTCAATCCCGTCAACGTCTACGTGGCTGGGTTGCTCCACGACGTGGGCGAAGTTTTCATCAATTTTTTCAGGGGCAAGGAGTTTTCACAGGTAGTCACGCTGGTCGATGAGGAAAAAATTACCTTCGGTCAGGCAGAAGAGAGGCTGTTCGGGACTTCTCATTGCGAGGTGGGCTTCGCTTTGGCCAAGCGGTGGAGCCTGAACGAATTTATCTGCGACACCATCCTCTATCACCATGACATCGAGGCGGTTCCCTACAAGCAGGCCGCCATCGTGGCGATGGTCGCCTTTGCGGACGAATACTGCACCCTGCGACGACTTGGATTCGAGGGGCACAAACCGGTTGATTCGGTCCGCACGCTTCTCGAAAACCACCCGTCGTGGGGCGTTATTCGCAGGTCACTGGGTGGGTCGGACTTTGACGAGAAACTGATTGTTGCCGAACTTGACAGCTCCATCGTTGAAATTCGGGCTGCCGTCGACGAACTGTTCCTCCTCTGAGCTATCCCCGTCCCTCCCCCGCGCACCGCTGAACACATCATTTCCTTCCCAACCCGACCGCTATCAGATTGAGAAGTAGAACACAGCACCGGCGCCGGGTGCACTCTCGGCCCAGATGCTTCCCCGGTGCCGGTTGATAATGCGCTGGACCGTGGCAAGGCCGATGCCGGTTCCGGCGAATTCGTCATCACGGTGTAACCGCTGGAACGGTCCGAACAGCCTATCGGCAAAGGCCATGTCGAATCCCGCTCCGTTATCCCTCACGCAAAACGCCGGCTGCCCGTCGGTCAGAGCACTGAACTCAATTTCGGCCAGCGGCGATCTGCCCGTATATTTCCACGCATTTCCCAGTAAATTTTCCAGAACAATGCGCATAAGCTGGGGATCCCCTGTGGCAGTGAGCCCATCGGCAATGGTAATCACTACATTCCTGTTCGGTTCGGCCTCGCGCAAGCCGGCCACGACCTCGCGTGCCATGGCGCTCATGTCGATAGGCATACGCTTGACGTCACCCTGCCCCAGCCGCGACAGGTTGAGCATAGCTTCGATCAGCTGCTCCATCCGTCGAGCGGCTGCGTTCATCCGCTCGATGAACTCGAGAGCCTGCGGATCGAGCTGCCCGCCGTAGTCTTCCCGAAGGGCGAGGCCATAGCCGGCAATATGCCGCAGGGGTGCTCGCAGATCATGGGAAACCGAGTAGCTGAACGCCTCCAGTTCTCGATTCGCGGCTTCCAGGGCCGCCTTCTGCCGCATGAGATCCTCGTTCAGCCAACCGATCTCCTCCTGTGCCTGGGCCCGCTGCTCAATTTCCGCCATGAGACGGATGTTGACCGACTCCAGTTCAGCGGTCCGCTCGGCGACCCGCTGCTCAAGGCCCGCATTGAGCCGGCGGACCTCTTCCTCGGCCCCTTTCCGGGCCGAAATATCCTCGATGACCATGATGAAATACTTTGGCTTGTCCGATGAATCCAGCAGTACCGATGCCGTCTGGTTGACCCAGACGTGTGCTCCCCCTTTGCGGAGATAGCGGTTTTCTGCGGCACACGAACGCTTTCCTTCAAGAAGTTGCTGCCGGCAGGATTGGCAGCTCTCCAGATATTCCGGACAGGTAATATCGGCAACGGTCATACCGAGCAATTCGTGCTCGGCATAGCCGAGGATGTCGCTGAAGCGACTATTGAGCCTGATAAACCGTCCATCCATATCCACATGGGCAATACCGACCGCAGCCTGCTCGAACGTACTGCGAAACCGCTCTTCGCTCTCGCACAGGCTCTCGGTCCGCTGGTCAAGCGACGTCACCATCTCATTGAATGCGGTCGACAGTGCGGAGATCTCGTCACCGGTATCGGGCATGGGGAACCGGCGGTCGGCGCCCTCCTTTTCGGAAAGCCCGCGGATATGCTCGGTGAATGCTGTCAGTTGACGGGTGAGATAGCCGATCGATAGGGAGGTGAGAATGATCAGCGCGCCAACCCCCGCTACCGTAAAGACCCCCATAACACCCCTGGCGGCACGTATGGGCGCCAACACCTCTTTTTCCGGGTAGTTGGCCATCACTACCCAATCTTTCAACGCCAGCTTGCGCGCCGTGGTGAACATGGGCACTCCCTTGTTGTTCACCGTACGCCGGGTGCCGGAAAACCCCTTGACGGCGTCGGTCACGAGATTGCCGTGTAGAGGTCCGACCTGATGCAGGATACACTCGCGCTCAGGGTGCACTATCAATGTCTGGTTAGCCGTTGCCAGCTGAAGATAGCCTGTTTTGCCGATGCGAAGGGTGCCGAAACGCGACAGCAGGTTCGTCTCACGCAGGGCGATGGTCCCGGCGAGAACTCCCCGTACCTGGTTGCCCGGGCCAAAGATCGGCGCGGTCATGACGATTTCCGAAGAATGGGGCGAGATACAGCAGGTCGTCATCTCGGAGATGAGTGGAATTCGTTTCCTGAGAGTTTCGCGAAAAAAGGGGGTGTCGGTAAAATTGGACGGAGGGTTGCTTCCGGCAACGTTATGGGATGTGGCGACCA
Protein-coding regions in this window:
- a CDS encoding sensor histidine kinase, with product MTLAISALMVLFAVFMAVVAVGYFERKLNETIIDQQSSLVSYIAGEIDNTLGIAQGLLVASATFVPADALDSPERTRRFLQSRTSLNKLFGNRLLVISADGRLVATSHNVAGSNPPSNFTDTPFFRETLRKRIPLISEMTTCCISPHSSEIVMTAPIFGPGNQVRGVLAGTIALRETNLLSRFGTLRIGKTGYLQLATANQTLIVHPERECILHQVGPLHGNLVTDAVKGFSGTRRTVNNKGVPMFTTARKLALKDWVVMANYPEKEVLAPIRAARGVMGVFTVAGVGALIILTSLSIGYLTRQLTAFTEHIRGLSEKEGADRRFPMPDTGDEISALSTAFNEMVTSLDQRTESLCESEERFRSTFEQAAVGIAHVDMDGRFIRLNSRFSDILGYAEHELLGMTVADITCPEYLESCQSCRQQLLEGKRSCAAENRYLRKGGAHVWVNQTASVLLDSSDKPKYFIMVIEDISARKGAEEEVRRLNAGLEQRVAERTAELESVNIRLMAEIEQRAQAQEEIGWLNEDLMRQKAALEAANRELEAFSYSVSHDLRAPLRHIAGYGLALREDYGGQLDPQALEFIERMNAAARRMEQLIEAMLNLSRLGQGDVKRMPIDMSAMAREVVAGLREAEPNRNVVITIADGLTATGDPQLMRIVLENLLGNAWKYTGRSPLAEIEFSALTDGQPAFCVRDNGAGFDMAFADRLFGPFQRLHRDDEFAGTGIGLATVQRIINRHRGSIWAESAPGAGAVFYFSI
- a CDS encoding HDOD domain-containing protein translates to MDISGRDVETRLTLAREFMSGVDELPTVPDIVLRIAGKLNDPDVAIDEVADLLLQDQVLTARVVHLANSPLYSAARPISSIRDAVIYLGLDLLREAIFTCAIVDLFKTGKGPLNRSTLWAHSLGVARIAKLIAERTGFLNPVNVYVAGLLHDVGEVFINFFRGKEFSQVVTLVDEEKITFGQAEERLFGTSHCEVGFALAKRWSLNEFICDTILYHHDIEAVPYKQAAIVAMVAFADEYCTLRRLGFEGHKPVDSVRTLLENHPSWGVIRRSLGGSDFDEKLIVAELDSSIVEIRAAVDELFLL